ATTCGCGAAAAGAAGGGCTGCCGGGGCGAGCGTCCTGACGCGGCGGGAGAACGGGAACCTCCGCTGCGCCATGCTTGCTCGATTATCCCTGACAAACGCTTCAACATCCGTGTTGATATCCTGTTGCCGTCCCCGGCAGCCCTATACGCATCGCGATACGAAAAGAAAGATCAGCCAGCCGACGGCGGCACGATCTTGTTGAAACGCAAACCGCGATTTGCTTTGCGAACCGCTTCCTTGCCAGCGAGATGCTTGTCCGCAGCGATTTGCTCGGTCAGTTTGTGTTGCTCGACACTTCCAGCGTCGCCAGAAGCCTTTGCCGGTCCCGATGCGTTCTCTCGAATTTCGTCGTTGAGGTCGTCGGGCATGAAGGTCTTCAACCTGAGCAAGCAATGTTTTCCACTACCTGTAGACCTTCCAACTCAGAATGCCAAAAGGCGAAACGCCAGTGCATTTTTCACGAAATAGTTTGCTTCGTGTGCGACGCTGCAGCTCTTTAACGCTGGACATGCTCAGCAAACACGTGATATTGCTCGCCGTGGTGATTAAAGATGGACAGCAATCCGTGGTCGCTTTATGCCAAGGCGTTTCGCGTATGAGTGGGGATTTCCAGAAGTTGGTATCGTAGACAAAAAGGCGGTTCGCTCACTTGCCGCGAGGACATTGCCGGCGATCTTTGAGACAACGTCAATTAAACGGCCGGTGACGGCCACCGGAGCACGCAAACGCCTGCCGGGTACCAATCCTAATGGCGTTTGGAAAGTCAGACGTCGCAAAGTATCCGGAGAAACGATTGCGTGCGACGAGCTATGAGACCACATGGTCTAGGTTCCGGGAGAGACCGAAAGCGATCGCTATCTGAAGCAGGATTATTGGATGCCGACCCACTTGAAGAACTGAGACCAACCGTGAAATGTTACGTCTAAGTGTCTTGCTCCCAATGCAAAGTACAACTCTTCGGAAATCGTAGGCCCAACTATCCGGCTGAATCAAACATTGGTTTCGACATGCGAATTTGCTTGAGCATCTGCGAGGCCTGAACCTCTGTAGAAACAGTTGAGATAGAAATCTCTTGCTCTCCAGTCTGCGGGTCAGTGGGTTCCGTTGCTTGACGCGAGAGAATCAAAAAGATGGTCAGCAATTCATCTTGCATGACGCTGTGATCTGGTTCGGCGACTCCAATTTTGAACACGATGTCGTTCGCTGAAAGTGGATTTTCGGCATTGACACGTCTTTCAATGTGCAACGCCAATCGCTTCAGTCACGTTTTCACGGCCGCAAAACCGCGATCACCTTTGCTCTTTTGCAACGGGCGTTGGCATCGATACAATCTCTCGTGACTTAGTGTCACTCGCTTCATTCACGGTGGTGAAGTAAAAACCTTCCGTAATCCTCTGTTTTTTTTTAAATTTCATTTCGATCATCTCCGCGGTTCAGTGCATGATAAATGATCCCAGCTTCATCGGATCGCTTTTGTCGGAGCATAGCTCGCCTTGAGAATGAATTTGTGGAAATGCTCATCTTTTGATCCCCTTGCTGGCGACGTCCTGTCGAAACAGCCGCGAGGCACCTCGTGTGCGTCGCCTGAGTCGCTTTGCTCCCCGAGGTCCGCATGGTCGGCATCCAGCCAAAAGACGTGGCGGGCATCCTGCCCACCAATAAGAAAGCCCACCTCGCCGTGGCCTATTGAATCGCCGCTTTACTCCGGTGCAGGCCGTGGACTGCTCATCAAAGAGACCTGACTCATTTGATCTCATTGTCCGAACGGCCTATCGTTTCGACTCCAGCCCCAAAAGTTTCAGCCATAAAGGTGCCATCCAGACGCTCAATGCGTTTGCCGAGAAGCTGCAGGCTGATGCCGCACGCATCGATCGCCGAGCATCCGATAGGCGATCAAAAACCGAAGATTCATCCTCGGGTAATTAAACGTAGATCCAAACCCTATCCAACGATGAAACGCCCACGCCACGCCGCCAGAAGATCAGCCGCATGAAGACCTTATGTCTTAGAAACACGCGGCATTCACTCCTGACAACTTAGACTTCTCCATACAAGCCTAAAATTCACCCACCACTTCGTTCGAGCCGCGCGTTCCTAGCGATCCCCACAGTCCATACGGGCTACCGCCACCTGGCGTTGGCGTCAGGCTCAAATCCCCCGCCTCAATACTATCGGTAATAAACTTGACGGCACCGTCGCCCATCAGGACGTGCGCACCACCTTGATGCCGACTGCCTGCGGTTGACATGCCTTGAGAGGCATCGGTACCGCGAAAACAACTCGGCTTGTTTGGTGGAAGAATGGTCTGGAATCCGGTGTACTGCAGACGCCCGTCCGCCCACATGTGACCACGGCCGATCGTATTCGTCACATCGCCCCCCACAGCGACGCCGACACGGATAAATGCCGGGCGCTGGGGATCAATCTGATCAAGACACGTTTTCACACTGATCGACGCATCCTTAACCAATGCGTCTGCAACGTTATAAACGTTGTCGGCCTGGATCTCACGTTGGCCAATGCCCGTACAAACTTCACCAGCCATAATGGTATTTGACAGACCATCAATCACCGAGCTAAATTTCGTGAAATGCCGCGCCCAAAACATTCCGCGGTTGGTCTGTCGAGCGCGGACTGCCGTTGTCGAATCGTCTGTTGTCGCGTTACCAGTGATCTGAGCATTGTCGTCGTCTGTACTTTGATACCAACCGCGATGGTTGCGACCTCCGCTATTGACCAGTCGCATGTGATCACCCTGGCACACCGCATAGTTTGAACGTGCGCGTGCTGGAAGGCCTTTACCGGGATCGCTTGGGCAGCGTAACGTGGCAAGTTCAGTGACCCAAGGCTCAAAGTTCGTGTCCCAGGGCGGAGGGCCCATCGCTCCGTAGGTTACGTCACCTTGACTGATCGCTTGCCAAAGTGCTTGTTGCTCGACAAAGGGCGTAATCATCACAAGCGTGCTGATGAATGATCGATTCGTAGCATTGGATGTGACATTTTTGAGCCATGTTCCGCCTGACTGCATTGGCAGTGAGTTGAACGCAGAGTGATAGTTGTGGTAACCAAGTCCGATTTGCTTAAAATTGTTGCTGCAGCTCATCCGCCGCGCAGCCTCACGAGCGGCTTGCACCGCTGGCAAGAGTAACCCAACAAGTACGCCAATGATGGCGATGACCACCAGCAGTTCAACAAGCGTAAACGCCGTTCTTCGATTTGGGGAATTCATACGACACCTGATACGATGAAAGGAAACAAAAACAAGATAGAACGCCAGATGTTCGATTCAGTTGGACGAAATCGCGTCATCGTAATTCGCCATATCTTCGGGCGTCATTGGAGGATGCTCGACTACCGTCGACTCATCTGAAGTACCACAACCTGTAAACGAGAGAGCGAAACATGCAACTACAAGGACACAAAGGAACTTCTTAAACATTTGAAACTCCGGTGAGACGGTAAAAACAAAACACCAATCGCAATAACAAACAATTCGTTGCCCGCAAGACTGGACCAATGAGCCACAGTAACTTGAGCGACAAAATCATGCCGACCGGCAGTAGCAACACATCTCAATGCTAGAAATGGCAATGGCAACCGTAAATGCGTTAAAACGTGAAAGATGTGTCACATTCTGACATTGTGATTAAGTGTAAATTCAACGGGCAGCGTCTTTCTCGCGATCCCAGGGGCGTGGGTAGAGAGTCTGTTTTCCCACGACGGTCCGCCTGAACGCGGCGCTCACTCCACCGCAGTAGCCGATTTTCGGTAGGCAGCGGGCGATTGATTGGTGTGCGTTTTGAACACCCGACTGAAGTAGTATCGATCAGGGAATCCCAGACGCAATGCGATCGCTTCAATGGATAGAGATGTATCGACTAGCAGTCGACAAGCCTCTCGAATTCGCACTTGCTGGACGTATCGCATCGGCGTCTCGCTCATGGCGACTTTGAACTTGCGGATAAAACTTTCAGTCTGAAGCGACGCTTGCATCGCCAACTCAGAATTTCGCCATGCACGTTCCGGACATTCATTGATCTGCTGAACAGCATAGGCAATCTCGTCAGGAAGCCGCTGTTGCCGAAGCAGCTTTTCTTCGGCGAGCAAGTAGACCAGCATCGCCAGTGACAGAGCTCGAACATGCACCCGGTCCGTGGGTGCCCCCTTGTCAAACAATCGCGGAATTTCGTCGAGCATCGCTTGGAGGACGCGATCAGGTGAGATCAGAATTGGCACCTGGACCATTGGGTCAAGCATCCGTCGGCATGAAAAGTGGATCCAAAACTTTGCGACAGGAGAGTCGCCCACACAGTCGAAACGTTGATGATCTGGAATCACCAGGATATGCTTCGGGCCCATCGCAATGCGACGATCTGCAAACTGCACGTGGTGCCCAGAAGTGTAATCGTAATAAACACGCCAGAACGGACTGTAAACGCTGGGGTAATTCCAGCCCGCGTTGTGCAAGTAAAACCCAGCTTCATGCAGCGTAACCTCCGTATCCGAGCACGGCATCTTCAACGGGTCGAACTCGACGCCAACTCCGCTGAACGGTTGATCGTAGGCACCGCGGTTAGGCCTGTTAGCCAAATTCGGACTACTTTCGTCTCGCGGCTTTGTCATTGAGTCGTTGGAAATTGGTAGTTTTGGATATACCCTAGCCAGAATAAGTCATTTCTCACGAGGCTAGCAAGAAATACAATGTCATTATATCACAAACTAGGTTTACCGTACTGATCACGCCTTTTTCAGGATTCGAATTCGATTCGAAGGCGGAGGTTGGGCAACTCGAAAGAATCGATCTATGGGCTCTACGGCACGAGTATGTATCGCGCTCTCCGCTATGGCGATTGCAATTTCTGGTGATTTCACTGTCGCTGACGAATCGCTAGCTGACAAATTGAGTTCGTTAAGTTTCAAGAACACCGGCGTCGTTTCGCAGGACATGGAATTTGTCCGGCCCGAGCGGAAAGTTCATTACATTGAAACCGATGAAGCATGGTTTGGAAAAAGTGATCGCTACCTTCATCAACTGAAAAACCGCCAGCCGACAAGTCCTCCCTCAGGCATGCGTTCATCTGTTCCGCTCGGTGGCCTCGGTGCAGGCACAGTTGAAATACGAGCGGACGGTAGTTTTAAAGATTGGAATATATTTAACAATGCTCCTGCAACAACACCCGACAAGATTCAGATCGACGATGCATTCCTCGGCATTCGCACGCGCACTTTCGACGGAACGACATCGGCCAAGACCGTGCGAACACATCCATCCGGTGAACTGCCTGCAATCGAATCGATTGAGTACTCGGGTGCGTTTCCGGTATCGCGACTGAAGTTGGATGACCCCGACCTGCCGATCAAGGTGACCGTCTTCGCCTATTCCGAATTTCATGTTCGAAATTCAGATCGCTCAGCGACGCCCTGCGCGTTGTTCAGCTTTTTGCTCGAGAATGCGGAAGACAATCCTGTCGATGTGGATTGTTCCTTCTTCCTGCCCAACGCGATCGAAGGAGAATTTCGCCAGGACAACGGGTTGGTTCTGGCAAAGTCGGGTCAGGACGCGATGGCTGGAGAAATGACACTTGCCGCGTGCGGTACCGATCGAACATCTTTTGGCACGTCCGATGATCTGAAAGTTTTGTGGACTTCGTTTGCATCCGATGGCAAGTTCCCGCAACTTGGCTTGAATGAAGGACATGGCTTCGGTGCGATCACTGGGGCAGTTCGACTAGAGGCCGGCCAAGCTCGCGTTGTCACTATCGCGTTGGGCTGGTTCTTTCCCAACCGAAAGCACTACGTCGAAGAAATCGGAAACTATTATTCGCGGTTATTTGATGATAGTACCGATGTTGCATCCACGGCGCTGAGTCGATTGCCGGAAACGATCGACGGCATCCGCCGATGGCACCAAACGTGTTTCGACAACAGCTTGCCGGAATGGTTGCAAGACTCATTGGTCAACAGCGCCGCAACGATGTTCAAGACCAGCCTATGGACGGCCGATGACCGGTTTCGGCAGTACGAATCGTTCTCGTGTCCGAACGTAGAGCCTATCCACATCACCTTTGCCCGTTCTTTGCCTTACGACCTGTTCTTCCCTGATCTGGCCAGGAACATATTCTCCACATTTGCGGAATTCCAGCAGGAAGATGGTTACATCCAAGAGAAAACTTGTGGTCGAGGGCCAGCGGCTCAACCTTTCGGCTTGGATGCACCGCCGAAGAACGGGCGAGTTCTCGGTGACTGCTGCCCGTCGTTTATTTTGACGGTCTATAAGGCTCACAAATGGTCGACTGACTCATCCTTTGTTGATGAAATGTGGCCACACGCAAAGAAAGCTGCGGAGTGGCAAATTCGTCGCGCCGAACAATTGGGTGTGCCAAATCGCTTGGCTTCGACCTATGACTTGTCGAATTTCCAAAGCAAGGACATCGTATCCTATAATGCCTTCATGCATTTAGCGGCCATGAAGGCCAGCATTGCACTCGCAGAAGCATACGGCGACGAAGAGTTCGCGATTCGCTGTCGCCATAGTTTTGAATCCGCAACCAAGTCGATCGATCAGAATCTTTGGGAAGGTAAGTACTATCGAAACTGGTGGGATGCCAAAATGGGAGCTCCTAGTCTGATCCACGTAGACACGCTCTATGGTCAACTGTGGTCCAGCATCCTTGGGCTCGGTGAATTAGTGGATCGCGATAAAATGCTGTCGCACTTGCAGATGGAAAAATCGGCTTGCGACACGCCGTTTGGTTTGGAGGTGATCACTGACACCGAGAAGGTGCGAAGTCCCACTCGACGAGATATTAACAGTACCGTTTGGCAAGGCGGGTCGATGACCTGGAGTGTACTGAATTTGTATCTAGACCAGGATGTCGACGACGGTTTGGCGATGGCGGAGAAGGTTATCAACCATTGGAGAGTGCAACTGAACGACCAATGGGACTATCGCGATCTGACCGCCGCTTGGGACGGAATGCCTTGGTGCAATTCTCACTACACGCGACAGTTGACGTTTTGGTCGTTGCCAATGGCGCTCTCGGGTCAAGAGTACACGGCTAAAGATGGCACGCTCTCGTTCTCACCGCGTATCAAGGCTCCCTTTCGGCTCCCATTTTACCTCCCGCAGGCCAATGGCGTACTCGAAGCACTGCCAGGAAAACAGCCTACACTACGAGTCATCGACGGGAAGATTAAGTTGAGCAAGGTGACTGTGAATGGCAAGGAAATTGAATTCAACATCGGACTGCAGAGTCCAACGGAGCGAACAATAGGTGGGGGCACGGGACCAGGGAGAGAAGTCGTTGACGATGAAATTCTGCCAATCCTTCGCAAAGCGGGCGTGCCTGAAGCTTGCGAAGAACTGGGGATCAATTTCAGCGACACATTCGGTCGCCTCAACGCCACTCCCAACCATCCCTATCGTCTCTATCGATGGTCGGTTTCTCAAGGTGAAAATGGGGATCCGGTGATCAATGCACTTCCACCGGAAGAAGAGATGGGCTGGACCCCATGGGAATGGTGGACAATCGAGAACGGCAAACCCGTCCACCTGGAAAAGGTTCAGTTCCCCGTTAAAGAACCTATTCAACGTGGGATCGTTCGTTGGTACACGCTCGACTCCTCGGATGATCTGACACCTCGATTCTTGCGTGAAGCTGCCGATCTAGAAACTTACCTTCGCCAGGCGCGGATTGACGTCGGTAGCGAGTGGCTAGGCTTGGATTTTAAAAAGGTCTTCATTGATTCGCTGACAGATGAGACGAAAGAGCGTTATCGAAAGATGCGATGGGCGATAGTGCCCCACGTTCTCGCTGCGGACGGGCCAGTCGTCTGCGCCCTGCCCCGCGAAGGAAGATTTGATGTTGATCCATATGAGTGCTGGTACACCGACGGAAAAACTCCGCAAATCCACCACCTGCACTACACCCAGAAAACACCCAAAACGACAGGAACTTGGCTTGAGCACCGCGGAACGCCTCAGCGTTCTCCCGAGGTCCTTGGTCGCGTTTGGCATTGGTACGACGATCCTAGCATGATACCCGCCTTGGAGTTCGAAAGATGATTAATGCAAAAAAACTACTTTCGAGGCTATATTTTTGCTGCCTGGTGGCGATGGTACTTAGCAATGCGTCTGAGGCCCAAGGGTTAGGCACGCATCAACGCCCCAATATCGTTTTTATCTTGGTGGACGACTTTGGTTGGAACGACGTCGGGTACAACGGTAGCACGTTTTACGAAACTCCTCGAATGGATGGTTTATCCAAGGAATGGATGCGATTCGACAACTGCTACACACCCAGTCCGATGTGTTCGCCGACGCGTGTCAGCATCCTAACTGGAAAGAACCCCGCGCGACATGGAGTGACTCAGTGGCTGATGGGAAGTGATACCGCTTACGTTCGCGAAGGTGAAATGCCCAGAGTCTACTGCCCCGGTCCGAAGTCGCAGGGAATTCAAGACAGCGAATGCACTGTCGGCGAAACGTTCCGTGACGTTGGTTACGAGACCGCTTTTTATGGCAAGTGGCACATGGGACCGTTTAAGACCACCGGTGGACCGAAACGGCATGGCTTTGATTCACAGCTTGCCGTTATTGAAGCCAACGGATGCTCGATGTTCCATCCCTTTGGCAATCACAACTACTTTCCCGATTCCATGCCGGGAGACAATTTCACCGATTTATTGACAGATGCCGCCATCGATTTTGTCACAAGGAAACGAGACACTCCCTTCTAT
This genomic stretch from Novipirellula caenicola harbors:
- a CDS encoding DUF1559 domain-containing protein gives rise to the protein MNSPNRRTAFTLVELLVVIAIIGVLVGLLLPAVQAAREAARRMSCSNNFKQIGLGYHNYHSAFNSLPMQSGGTWLKNVTSNATNRSFISTLVMITPFVEQQALWQAISQGDVTYGAMGPPPWDTNFEPWVTELATLRCPSDPGKGLPARARSNYAVCQGDHMRLVNSGGRNHRGWYQSTDDDNAQITGNATTDDSTTAVRARQTNRGMFWARHFTKFSSVIDGLSNTIMAGEVCTGIGQREIQADNVYNVADALVKDASISVKTCLDQIDPQRPAFIRVGVAVGGDVTNTIGRGHMWADGRLQYTGFQTILPPNKPSCFRGTDASQGMSTAGSRHQGGAHVLMGDGAVKFITDSIEAGDLSLTPTPGGGSPYGLWGSLGTRGSNEVVGEF
- a CDS encoding AraC family transcriptional regulator; the encoded protein is MANRPNRGAYDQPFSGVGVEFDPLKMPCSDTEVTLHEAGFYLHNAGWNYPSVYSPFWRVYYDYTSGHHVQFADRRIAMGPKHILVIPDHQRFDCVGDSPVAKFWIHFSCRRMLDPMVQVPILISPDRVLQAMLDEIPRLFDKGAPTDRVHVRALSLAMLVYLLAEEKLLRQQRLPDEIAYAVQQINECPERAWRNSELAMQASLQTESFIRKFKVAMSETPMRYVQQVRIREACRLLVDTSLSIEAIALRLGFPDRYYFSRVFKTHTNQSPAAYRKSATAVE
- a CDS encoding GH116 family glycosyl-hydrolase, producing MAIAISGDFTVADESLADKLSSLSFKNTGVVSQDMEFVRPERKVHYIETDEAWFGKSDRYLHQLKNRQPTSPPSGMRSSVPLGGLGAGTVEIRADGSFKDWNIFNNAPATTPDKIQIDDAFLGIRTRTFDGTTSAKTVRTHPSGELPAIESIEYSGAFPVSRLKLDDPDLPIKVTVFAYSEFHVRNSDRSATPCALFSFLLENAEDNPVDVDCSFFLPNAIEGEFRQDNGLVLAKSGQDAMAGEMTLAACGTDRTSFGTSDDLKVLWTSFASDGKFPQLGLNEGHGFGAITGAVRLEAGQARVVTIALGWFFPNRKHYVEEIGNYYSRLFDDSTDVASTALSRLPETIDGIRRWHQTCFDNSLPEWLQDSLVNSAATMFKTSLWTADDRFRQYESFSCPNVEPIHITFARSLPYDLFFPDLARNIFSTFAEFQQEDGYIQEKTCGRGPAAQPFGLDAPPKNGRVLGDCCPSFILTVYKAHKWSTDSSFVDEMWPHAKKAAEWQIRRAEQLGVPNRLASTYDLSNFQSKDIVSYNAFMHLAAMKASIALAEAYGDEEFAIRCRHSFESATKSIDQNLWEGKYYRNWWDAKMGAPSLIHVDTLYGQLWSSILGLGELVDRDKMLSHLQMEKSACDTPFGLEVITDTEKVRSPTRRDINSTVWQGGSMTWSVLNLYLDQDVDDGLAMAEKVINHWRVQLNDQWDYRDLTAAWDGMPWCNSHYTRQLTFWSLPMALSGQEYTAKDGTLSFSPRIKAPFRLPFYLPQANGVLEALPGKQPTLRVIDGKIKLSKVTVNGKEIEFNIGLQSPTERTIGGGTGPGREVVDDEILPILRKAGVPEACEELGINFSDTFGRLNATPNHPYRLYRWSVSQGENGDPVINALPPEEEMGWTPWEWWTIENGKPVHLEKVQFPVKEPIQRGIVRWYTLDSSDDLTPRFLREAADLETYLRQARIDVGSEWLGLDFKKVFIDSLTDETKERYRKMRWAIVPHVLAADGPVVCALPREGRFDVDPYECWYTDGKTPQIHHLHYTQKTPKTTGTWLEHRGTPQRSPEVLGRVWHWYDDPSMIPALEFER